The DNA segment AAATCTATTGTTTTCTTTCTGTAACATTATCAGAAACGTACGttcatgtattaaaatatattgacttAGGAATCATTAACCTCagtctttaaatttatttaaaacaactaAAAATCCATTATGTAGGAATTTGGTGTcagtctaaaaatttaaaatattgttctgCAGTTTGATGAAtaacatttcagaaattaatGTTTTGCTGAGAACTTTCAATATCAAGGCTCTCAGCATTATCCGAATTAAAGTCATATTATGATGCATCCTATGCTCGGAAATAACCGAGTGATTGCTTGTGTGTTTTTGAATGTTATTTCTATGTtcaaaaattctagtttttagcAATCGGTGAGTCTGTTCAACATAggaatttgaaattttgtaaacaacaTTCTGTTTTTTATTGATCGATAGAAAATCTTTTTGTGCTCGAACAAGTTGACTTGATTTATTGAGATTAAAGAACAgcttttcgttaaaatttttgactatcttttccattttctttgataaaaaaagggATGGAAGTGTCCCCCTCCGATTTTGACTAAACTTTGATATGTTGTACAGTAACAATAAGggatacatattttatacgtgcccaatgTCGCTTTtagtaaaacacccctttgaaggaAATAAGTTttcttctttcgaagcgtatatcgtcgaaactaggtgatagaaaaaatgttctaatcGAAAggttttgcttataaaaaaataaaaattttcaaaaaaagataagtagtgggaaaaatgtaaaaatttttttttttaattgaaagttgaatggcttgaagagtattttataaccagtgataaaaacttattttttaatttttttacttttttctccaTCACAtaccttttttgaaaatttttattttttttttataagtaaaatctttcaattagaacttttttttttatcttttacagTTTCGGAAAAaactcgatttttttcaaaagggtgttttgcccttaaaagtgtattaggataCGTGTAAAAGaatacgtattttttatttttatctgtactacaatatattaaagactcgtcaaaatcgggGACACTTCTGTTCCTTTCCTTTTGTGAGATACTCTCTTAAAGTCAATCAGTGTATTATAACTGTACATCAGTGAATTGTCACTGATGAccatagttataagtatagcactgcaaacTAGTACAATACTGCTAATGAAATCAGTTGACTACAGTAACTGTTTCCAGCAGTGATATCTGACTGCTGAAAATAGTTGTTGTACacagtaaaaatagtaatatgtaCTGCTTAGATCAGTATATCTTAACTAATAGAACAGTGAATATATACTGCTTAGATCAGTAAACCTTAACCAATAGAACAGTGAATATGAACAGGTAATTTCAGTTGCTGATATAAtgcatttaattcaataatataaatgtatttcaattttaatatacattaaatagaaaatttaatgatacattacatatatatatatatatatatatatatatatatatatatatatatataataatttgtgcacatacatacatatatataattgtatgggcatatgattaatatattttaataaatgaatataaaaataatattattgtttgcaaaatttttttaagttgaaaacTATTTTCAACATATGcaagaaaattgaaacaaaaaagttatatgatgtactaaataaatgaatactatatactaaataaatgatatatcaaataaaaatgaaaaatttatgcattattaaattatataaaatgcaaactaagtatatcatttttaacaaaaataaaaattattaagaaaaacaacataaattgtaatgataaaataattttttccataaatttatagaattttgcaaacaactaacataaatatttattttataaaataaaattaaactgctgaataaatttatgtatctgATGTGTTATCTATCACATTTGATATTGGTGtggtattacaaatattaatatgaatagAAGATACAAAAGCATGTGCTTTTTCAGATGaacatttaaaacaataatgttCTAAGAAACTGAAAAAGTTTAGTAGTGTTATAggatatgtaacatttaaaacataatGTACCTTGAATAATAAATCAAGTGCTATGATTGGCGAATTGATACTTGGAGTCAATGTAACATTATCAGTCTGAACAAAATAAGTTAAACTTTTtcctttgattaatataatataaggtTGAATTGGACCTTGTGCCTCTTTTTTCATTTCCTTTATTTTGTTCTCCATGCTACATCCTTCCTAtaaaaaagaacattaaaatgaatattaaaatgaagaaaattaaaatgaatatttaacaaaacttacgggccaaatttgtattaaagaaGAATTAGGAAATGTAGTAGAATATACATCGTCGTAATCCTCTTTcctcatattttctttattagaaCTCTAAAAGTAAgtgatttcaataatttaaaattaaattttattcaattaaatttaaagataaagcttttccaataattatgtatatttataaataaatcataatctaaattatataatatattcaaaatatttactttctttgAAGTTACAcccttcttttttccttttccctTCCTCAATGAATTTGACACAGGGAGTAAATGTGCTAAAAGTAATATGGCACGaagattttctataaaataaaataaaataattgcgattagtattttaatatacatgtaaataatgtaaaatatttaaaaaaactgaagtAAGAGAATTGAACTATAccttcttcaataaaatttgaaactcTATATAAATCTTGTCTCACTGTGTTGCAGTATGTAAGAATTCTAGGAACATAAGATgtagattttgttaaaaagttatcagAAGCTCCGCTGTACAATCTGTCGAACTCCTCATCAATCTGTAATCAAAAACATAGAAATgaagtgaaataaaatatacttattataaatacataaattcttaatgttaaaagaaacaaaaaaggaaaataaaatgtgtttctctttaatacaaatataaattatgaagtcaaaatattattacttaccATTTGACCAGAATAATCAGCTAATCGAGGAAATTGATCAAATATTTCGTCTATTGTAGGAAGATTTTCTAAAATccattttcttcgatttttcATAGTAATGTTCATACATTCTGATATTGCAGATTTAT comes from the Solenopsis invicta isolate M01_SB chromosome 14, UNIL_Sinv_3.0, whole genome shotgun sequence genome and includes:
- the LOC113006259 gene encoding uncharacterized protein LOC113006259; this encodes MKIKKGPAKKILKFLEECSQTSSGVAKRVEQLLDTEEKIEIVGQLGEIILPANIDSENWTTIAEIPSTSSNIASVTTATFNEEISIPKESFLRFTTVRKTLLHHPQGANVSAAAEDIFTESHRRSLIRIVTSELVKTHKVNYYPPEEAKVALAESIVTEFPKLRDPETTKGYELYYDPFSKRGFIEYRLWTIRKNILPAKKKYTAKKRKMGQPSSSADSSDDENDDLLSEDLYQEKISWIKFKVPSKTNKSAISECMNITMKNRRKWILENLPTIDEIFDQFPRLADYSGQMIDEEFDRLYSGASDNFLTKSTSYVPRILTYCNTVRQDLYRVSNFIEEENLRAILLLAHLLPVSNSLRKGKGKKKGVTSKKSSNKENMRKEDYDDVYSTTFPNSSLIQIWPEGCSMENKIKEMKKEAQGPIQPYIILIKGKSLTYFVQTDNVTLTPSINSPIIALDLLFKVHYVLNVTYPITLLNFFSFLEHYCFKCSSEKAHAFVSSIHINICNTTPISNVIDNTSDT